The following are from one region of the Coffea eugenioides isolate CCC68of chromosome 2, Ceug_1.0, whole genome shotgun sequence genome:
- the LOC113756424 gene encoding non-specific lipid-transfer protein-like, translated as MAKTTVHCYVWLIVATALIVRPSKAFDCIGAQQELIPCLSYLQAADPTPSIECCSGAQDVANSANSSKDDLQSACQCLKSAAQTYPDIKREKCSTKIAFFSDINYDNAKQLPALCNVNLNITIDPNIDCTK; from the exons ATGGCAAAAACCACAGTGCATTGTTATGTGTGGTTGATAGTGGCTACAGCTTTGATTGTGAGGCCTTCCAAGGCATTTGATTGCATTGGCGCCCAGCAAGAACTGATTCCATGCCTAAGTTACTTGCAAGCTGCTGATCCCACACCCAGTATTGAATGTTGTTCTGGTGCTCAAGATGTGGCCAATTCGGCTAATTCGTCTAAAGACGATTTGCAATCCGCTTGCCAATGCTTGAAATCTGCTGCGCAAACGTATCCCGacataaaaagagaaaaatgca gtaccaaaattgcatttttctccgATATAAATTATGATAATGCTAAGCAACTCCCCGCCCTCTGCAACGTCAACCTCAATATTACCATTGATCCTAACATTGACTGCACCAAGTAA
- the LOC113760409 gene encoding G-type lectin S-receptor-like serine/threonine-protein kinase At4g27290 has translation MHSDLHMKIIVIFPVFYCTVGFILSVVRATDILAASETITDGLTLVSARNRFEFGFFSPPNSRKRYLGIWCHGMTPQTIVWVANRNSSLNDSLGAVSIVKDGNLILRDGTGKTVWSTDIQEISSSGTVLQLLDSGNLVLRHDDKENDEGYIWQSFDNFTDTWLPGMKLGRDSRTGINRKLTSWKSMDDPSSGQFTYGISGTGRPLEVQLWKGNSLQFRTGPFNGVGFSGVISIPPPIPAVFNPTIFVNTNEVYYEVPESSPLLARIVVSYSGEIYSYLWNSSSSLEWIVIYSIPIDSCDNYGYCGTNSICTINDPFRCSCLTGYVPKSPQDWEIGLRSNGCLRKQPLNCSKGEGFVEVKGVKVPDHWLDWMDSSATLKECEEECLKNCTCTAYANSNVSGRGSGCFFWYGDLIDIRRLATPSNQNIYIRVEAADLGSNERKKTILVVVPCSVVLALLVLTFWFILFKRSRRRGLKPQLHSGVMEDLSLPTFEMMTIAKATNNFSNSNKIGVGGFGPVYKGQLPTGQEIAVKRLSIDSNQGLAEFKNEVIVISKLQHRNLVKLLGCCIQGEERMLIYEYMPSKSLDIYIYDSTRRKLLTWTCRFDIITGIARGLIYLHRDSRLRIIHRDLKASNILLDGEMNPKISDFGIARAFGGDQSPEKTTRVIGTYGYMSPEYVTKGLYSTKSDVFSFGVLVLEIVSGRKNRDFHHPEHNHNLLGHAWKLWSEGNACQLIDEVMEESFSVSEVERCIQVGLLCGQQHPEDRPTMSIALSMLNSETALLPQPKRPGFYSERTANETEDSMDKQQQQHPATNDMTITLSEGR, from the exons ATGCATTCTGATCTTCATATGAAGATCATTGTCATATTTCCGGTTTTCTACTGCACAGTAGGATTCATACTTTCTGTTGTCAGGGCAACTGATATCTTAGCTGCATCTGAGACTATAACTGATGGCCTGACATTGGTATCTGCTAGAAATAGATTTGAGTTTGGCTTCTTCAGTCCTCCAAATTCAAGAAAGAGATACCTAGGAATATGGTGCCATGGAATGACCCCACAGACCATTGTGTGGGTGGCAAACAGAAATAGCTCTCTCAATGACTCATTAGGGGCTGTCAGCATTGTTAAAGATGGAAACTTGATCCTTCGAGACGGTACAGGAAAAACAGTTTGGTCTACTGATATTCAGGAGATATCCTCAAGTGGGACTGTTTTGCAGCTCTTGGACTCTGGGAATCTTGTTCTGAGACATGATGacaaagaaaatgatgaagggTACATCTGGCAAAGCTTTGATAATTTCACTGATACTTGGCTTCCAGGGATGAAATTAGGGAGAGATTCCAGGACTGGCATAAATCGAAAATTGACATCCTGGAAGAGTATGGATGATCCATCCTCAGGGCAATTTACATATGGCATCAGCGGTACTGGACGTCCCCTGGAGGTTCAACTCTGGAAAGGTAATTCTCTACAGTTTCGAACTGGACCTTTCAATGGTGTTGGCTTTAGTGGAGTTATTTCCATACCACCGCCAATACCTGCAGTCTTCAACCCAACAATCTTTGTCAACACAAACGAGGTTTACTATGAGGTTCCTGAAAGTAGTCCACTTCTCGCAAGGATTGTGGTCAGCTACTCTGGGGAAATCTATAGCTATTTATGGAACAGCAGCAGCAGCCTAGAATGGATAGTCATCTATAGTATTCCTATTGACTCTTGTGATAATTATGGCTATTGTGGTACCAACAGTATTTGCACCATAAATGATCCTTTTCGCTGCAGCTGCTTGACTGGCTACGTGCCTAAGTCACCTCAGGATTGGGAAATTGGCCTACGGTCCAATGGATGCCTTAGGAAACAACCTCTAAATTGTTCGAAGGGAGAAGGTTTTGTGGAGGTAAAGGGAGTAAAGGTTCCCGATCACTGGCTGGATTGGATGGACAGCAGTGCAACTCTCAAGGAATGTGAAGAGGAGTGTTTGAAGAATTGCACTTGTACTGCATATGCCAATTCAAACGTTTCAGGGAGGGGAAGTGGTTGCTTCTTCTGGTATGGGGATTTGATTGATATAAGGCGATTAGCTACCCCAAGCAATCAAAATATTTATATTCGTGTAGAAGCTGCGGATCTAG GCTCTAACGAAAGAAAAAAGACCATTCTAGTCGTGGTGCCTTGTTCAGTTGTTCTGGCCCTGCTAGTTTTGACTTTTTGGTTCATCCTGTTCAAGAGATCACGGAGACGAG GGCTGAAACCACAGCTTCATTCTGGAGTAATGGAAGACCTATCATTACCGACTTTTGAGATGATGACCATTGCAAAGGCAACCAACAACTTTTCTAACTCAAACAAGATTGGAGTAGGTGGTTTCGGACCAGTTTATAAG GGTCAGCTGCCAACAGGACAAGAGATTGCAGTAAAGAGGCTTTCGATAGATTCCAATCAAGGACTTGCTGAATTTAAAAATGAAGTCATCGTGATCTCCAAACTTCAACATCGCAACCTGGTTAAACTTTTGGGATGCTGCATTCAAGGAGAAGAGAGGATGCTAATTTATGAGTATATGCCCAGTAAAAGCCTGGACATCTACATATACG ATAGCACGAGAAGAAAGTTGCTAACATGGACATGCCGTTTTGACATTATAACTGGGATTGCTAGAGGGCTCATTTACCTGCATCGAGATTCAAGATTGAGAATAATCCATAGGGATTTAAAAGCTAGCAATATCCTCCTAGACGGAGAGATGAAtcctaaaatttcagatttcggCATTGCTAGAGCTTTCGGAGGCGATCAGAGTCCGGAAAAAACAACAAGGGTTATTGGCACTTA TGGCTACATGTCTCCTGAGTACGTCACAAAAGGGCTATATTCAACAAAATCCGACGTGTTTAGCTTTGGAGTGCTAGTCCTTGAAATTGTGAGCGGCAGAAAGAACAGAGACTTTCACCATCCAGAGCACAACCATAACTTACTTGGTCAC GCATGGAAACTCTGGAGTGAAGGGAATGCCTGTCAACTGATAGATGAGGTAATGGAAGAATCTTTCTCGGTATCAGAGGTGGAGAGATGCATACAAGTTGGCCTCCTGTGCGGGCAGCAGCACCCTGAGGACAGGCCAACCATGTCCATTGCACTGTCCATGTTAAATAGTGAGACTGCTCTACTTCCCCAGCCTAAGCGGCCAGGTTTCTATTCGGAGAGGACTGCAAATGAAACAGAAGATTCAATGgacaaacaacaacaacaacaccCTGCTACAAATGACATGACTATAACTCTATCGGAGGGTAGGTAG
- the LOC113756431 gene encoding G-type lectin S-receptor-like serine/threonine-protein kinase At4g27290, with the protein MARQIHIDRYECDMSRSTISRGSRAAAFVGFCYSIFLIICLIEISQAIDMLTPPGAITDGMTLVSARNVFEFGFFSPGSSRNRYLGIWYFQMSPQTIVWVANGNNPLNDSSGVVSIAKDGNFILQDQTERIVWSTGAENISSNGTFLQLLDSGNLVLRNDNGGNAGDYIWQSFDHFSNTWLTGMELGKDPSSGLFRRMTSWTSADDRAPGQYSCSVNPRGPPLEFVLWEEDSLQYRSGPWNGVGFSGLNFEPNNVFDLKLVVNAEETYYEYVPETKLVTTRSVLNYSGIMQRYVWNATSLKWLLVGNLPNDPCDNYGHCGANSICTISDPTICSCLTGFIPKSQQGWEIHDWTGGCVRKHPLNCSKGEGFLELKGVKVPDHWLIWINTGMSLKECQAECLKNCSCTAYANSNVSGQGSGCLIWHGDLIDVRQLVRPSAQNLYIRVAASDLGPKKRNKVILVVLTSSLSLTVMFSVCCIILLNRAHIQAGKVKLQRWSKDMEDLELPTFEIMSVAKATNNFSESNKLGEGGFGPVFKGQIPTGQEIAVKRLSVDSNQGLIEFKNEVKLISKLQHRNLVKLLGCCIQGEERMLIYEYMHDKSLDYYIYDSTRRHSLTWTRPFDIIIGIARGLLYLHRDSRLRIVHRDLKASNILLDREMNPKISDFGIARTFGGDQSCERTGRVVGTYGYMSPEYVVNGLYSMKSDVFSFGVLILEIISGRKNRGFCHPDHNLNLLGHAWKLWHDGNASQLIDELMEESFPMSEVEKCIQVGLLCVQRRPEDRPTMSDVLLMLDGESTILPQPKTPGFYMERCGDERLNLLGEECPTTNDVTITVVEGR; encoded by the exons ATGGCCCGACAGATTCATATCGACAGATATGAATGTGATATGTCTCGATCAACCATTTCCAGGGGCAGTCGTGCTGCTGCTTTTGTGGGTTTTTGTTACAGTATATTCCTGATAATTTGCCTGATTGAAATCTCCCAGGCAATTGACATGCTGACTCCACCAGGGGCAATCACCGATGGCATGACTTTGGTATCTGCGAGAAATGTATTTGAGTTTGGCTTCTTTAGTCCCGGAAGCTCCAGAAATAGATACTTGGGAATATGGTACTTTCAGATGAGTCCACAAACCATTGTTTGGGTTGCAAATGGGAATAATCCGCTTAATGACTCATCAGGAGTTGTAAGCATTGCAAAAGATGGAAATTTCATCCTCCAAGACCAGACAGAGAGGATTGTTTGGTCTACAGGTGCGGAGAACATATCCTCAAATGGGACCTTTTTGCAGCTATTGGATTCTGGAAATCTTGTCCTGAGAAATGACAACGGTGGAAATGCAGGAGACTATATTTGGCAAAGCTTTgatcatttttcaaatacatGGTTAACAGGAATGGAGCTAGGGAAGGATCCCAGCAGTGGCCTGTTTCGACGTATGACATCATGGACAAGTGCAGATGACCGTGCCCCAGGGCAATACAGTTGTAGTGTTAATCCCCGTGGACCGCCCTTGGAATTTGTACTTTGGGAAGAAGATTCTCTACAGTATAGAAGCGGACCATGGAATGGAGTTGGTTTCAGCGGACTCAATTTTGAACCAAACAATGTCTTCGACCTGAAGCTTGTGGTGAATGCAGAAGAGACATACTACGAGTACGTTCCTGAGACCAAACTTGTTACAACAAGGTCTGTTTTAAACTACTCCGGCATAATGCAGCGTTATGTCTGGAATGCTACCAGTCTAAAATGGCTACTTGTAGGTAATCTTCCCAATGACCCTTGTGATAATTATGGCCATTGTGGTGCCAACAGTATTTGCACGATAAGTGACCCAACTATTTGCAGTTGCTTGACTGGATTCATACCTAAATCACAACAGGGTTGGGAAATCCATGATTGGACTGGTGGATGTGTTAGGAAACATCCACTAAATTGTTCAAAAGGAGAAGGTTTCTTGGAACTAAAAGGCGTTAAAGTTCCAGATCATTGGTTGATTTGGATTAACACCGGTATGTCCCTGAAGGAATGTCAAGCAGAGTGCTTGAAGAATTGTTCTTGCACGGCATATGCTAATTCAAATGTTTCAGGGCAGGGAAGTGGCTGCCTAATATGGCATGGGGATTTGATTGACGTAAGGCAACTAGTAAGACCAAGTGCTCAAAACCTCTATATTCGTGTTGCAGCTTCTGATCTAG GcccaaagaaaagaaacaaggtCATCTTGGTTGTGTTAACTTCCTCATTATCTTTGACAGTGATGTTTTCAGTTTGCTGTATCATCCTACTTAACAGAGCACATATACAAG CTGGAAAGGTAAAACTGCAGCGCTGGTCTAAAGACATGGAAGACCTGGAATTGCCAACTTTTGAGATAATGAGTGTTGCAAAAGCAACTAATAACTTTTCAGAGTCTAACAAGCTCGGAGAGGGTGGTTTTGGCCCTGTTTTTAAG GGTCAGATTCCAACTGGTCAAGAAATTGCAGTGAAGAGGCTCTCTGTAGATTCCAATCAAGGACTGATTGAGTTCAAAAATGAAGTTAAATTGATTTCTAAGCTTCAACATCGGAATCTGGTTAAACTTTTGGGATGCTGCATTCAAGGAGAAGAGAGGATGCTGATTTATGAATACATGCATGACAAAAGCTTGGATTACTATATTTATG ATAGTACAAGAAGGCATTCACTAACGTGGACGAGGCCCTTTGACATTATTATTGGAATTGCTCGAGGGCTTCTCTATCTTCATCGAGATTCAAGATTGAGAATAGTTCATAGGGATCTGAAAGCTAGCAATATTCTTCTCGACAGAGAGATGAAtcctaaaatttcagattttggcATTGCTAGAACTTTTGGAGGAGATCAGAGTTGCGAAAGAACAGGAAGGGTTGTTGGCACCTA TGGTTACATGTCTCCCGAATACGTTGTAAATGGACTATACTCAATGAAATCAGATGTCTTCAGCTTTGGAGTATTGATCCTGGAAATTATCAGTGGCAGAAAGAACAGAGGTTTTTGCCATCCAGACCACAACCTTAACCTACTCGGACAT GCATGGAAACTCTGGCATGATGGGAATGCCTCTCAACTAATAGATGAGCTAATGGAAGAATCATTTCCCATGTCTGAGGTAGAAAAATGCATTCAAGTTGGCCTCTTGTGTGTTCAGCGACGCCCTGAAGATAGACCTACCATGTCCGATGTACTGTTGATGTTGGATGGTGAAAGTACCATCCTTCCCCAACCTAAGACGCCTGGTTTCTATATGGAAAGGTGTGGAGATGAGAGACTAAATTTGCTAGGTGAAGAATGCCCTACCACAAATGATGTAACTATCACTGTAGTTGAGGGTCGATAA
- the LOC113760410 gene encoding G-type lectin S-receptor-like serine/threonine-protein kinase At4g27290 produces the protein MMVILFIIFSIASPFFCQFSSAVDFLAPNQVLLDNGGTLASAGRKFELGFFGPSNVSKRYIGIWFKNIPEQTVVWVANKDNPIPSSSGILSITPSGSIVIINNSTNSIIWASNTSATLVSNPTLQLLDNGNLVLKNGSDYGKNSGTYLWQSFDHPCDTLIPGMKLGWNFRTNQEWYLTSWKSLQDPSTGAYTYRVDPGGLPQVVLSEGSAIQYRSGPWDGVRFGGGDLEENTVFRPEFVFDANNEYYTFENTNDSIVSRFVLNQSGLIQHLTWSIRRNEWVDIATVQSDACDQYALCGSYGICNINNSPYCSCPPGFTPKLPADWQRMDWSGGCVRKNALNCSGPEGFRRFSKLKLPDTANFLVNKIAIDPMQCAAACLRNCSCTAYAKIDGSVCVVWFGDLLDVRTYHYGGQDLYIRMPASELGSDSKREILIISVSVALGTLVLVLGGWCLLRKWTAKGGQAKEQETASQENTKRIADDEIELPLFDLITISNATNQFSFANKIGEGGFGPVYQGILSTGQQIAVKKDSKDSGQGIEEFKNEVILIAKLQHRNLVRLLGCCIHGDERMLVYEYMPNRSLDLFIFNQGRGKVLDWRKRFDIIVGIARGLLYLHRDSRLRIIHRDLKASNILLDSEINPKISDFGLARTFGCEHYQDNTKRVMGTYGYMAPEYAVDGLFSVKSDVFSFGVLVLEIVSGEKNRGFCHPDHDLNLLGHAWRLWNEGNTSKLVDPFMEGAASTSEVLRCIHVGLLCVQQRPDDRPAMSTVLLLLDSENPTLPQPKQPGFYIERTVIDTDSTSSGKMPHNSTDVTVTVLHGR, from the exons ATGATGGTCATCCTATTCATCATCTTCTCGATCGCTTCACCCTTCTTCTGCCAATTTTCTTCGGCAGTTGACTTCTTGGCACCAAATCAAGTTCTATTAGACAATGGGGGGACACTAGCTTCAGCTGGCCGAAAATTCGAGTTAGGCTTCTTTGGTCCGTCAAATGTGAGCAAAAGATACATTGGAATTTGGTTCAAGAACATCCCAGAGCAAACAGTGGTATGGGTTGCCAACAAGGACAATCCGATACCAAGCTCATCAGGTATCCTGTCAATCACACCATCTGGAAGCATTGTCATCATCAACAACAGCACTAATTCTATCATCTGGGCATCGAATACATCCGCAACACTGGTCAGTAATCCGACATTGCAGCTGCTGGACAATGGCAATCTTGTTCTGAAAAATGGTAGCGACTATGGCAAAAATTCAGGTACCTATCTGTGGCAGAGCTTTGATCATCCGTGTGATACTTTAATTCCCGGAATGAAGCTTGGATGGAACTTCAGAACAAACCAGGAATGGTACTTAACATCCTGGAAAAGCTTGCAGGATCCATCCACAGGAGCCTATACGTATAGAGTTGATCCTGGCGGACTTCCTCAAGTTGTTCTGAGCGAAGGATCAGCCATCCAATACAGAAGCGGACCCTGGGATGGTGTTCGCTTTGGGGGCGGTGACCTGGAAGAAAACACTGTCTTTAGACCAGAATTCGTGTTTGATGCAAATAATGAGTACTACACATTTGAGAACACTAATGATTCAATTGTTTCTAGATTCGTACTGAACCAGTCAGGACTTATTCAGCATCTAACTTGGAGCATCAGGCGAAACGAATGGGTGGACATAGCCACGGTGCAGAGCGATGCTTGTGACCAGTATGCCCTCTGTGGAAGTTATGGCATTTGCAACATCAATAACAGCCCTTATTGTAGTTGTCCACCAGGGTTCACCCCAAAACTTCCTGCGGATTGGCAAAGGATGGACTGGTCAGGTGGATGTGTACGAAAAAATGCATTGAATTGCAGTGGACCAGAGGGATTCAGAAGGTTTTCCAAGTTGAAGCTGCCTGATACCGCGAATTTTCTGGTAAACAAAATAGCGATTGATCCAATGCAGTGTGCAGCGGCTTGTTTGAGAAATTGCTCTTGCACGGCTTATGCTAAGATTGATGGTAGTGTATGTGTGGTCTGGTTTGGTGATCTGTTAGATGTCAGGACTTACCATTATGGAGGACAGGACCTCTACATTAGGATGCCTGCTTCTGAACTAG GGTCTGACAGCAAAAGGGAGATTTTGATAATATCGGTGTCGGTGGCTTTAGGGACTCTTGTGTTGGTCCTCGGCGGGTGGTGTCTTTTACGTAAATGGACCGCAAAGGGTGGTCAAG CTAAAGAACAAGAGACTGCAAGCCAGGAGAATACCAAAAGAATTGCAGATGACGAGATAGAGTTACCCTTATTTGATTTGATCACCATTTCAAATGCTACTAATCAATTTTCATTCGCAAATAAGATTGGAGAAGGTGGATTTGGTCCTGTTTACCAG GGTATCCTCTCAACAGGGCAACAAATAGCAGTCAAGAAAGACTCAAAAGATTCTGGACAAGGTATTGAAGAGTTTAAAAATGAAGTGATCTTAATTGCAAAGCTGCAGCATCGAAACCTTGTCAGGCTGCTAGGGTGCTGCATTCATGGGGATGAGAGAATGTTAGTATATGAATATATGCCCAACAGGAGTCTGGACTTATTCATCTTCA ATCAAGGAAGAGGAAAAGTACTTGATTGGAGAAAACGCTTTGACATAATTGTTGGAATTGCTCGGGGACTTCTATACCTTCATCGAGATTCCAGGTTGAGAATAATTCATAGGGATTTGAAAGCAAGCAACATTCTTCTCGACAGTGAAATTAATCCTAAAATCTCTGACTTTGGCCTGGCACGAACATTTGGTTGTGAACATTACCAGGATAACACCAAGAGAGTCATGGGAACATA TGGCTATATGGCTCCTGAGTATGCAGTAGATGGCCTGTTTTCAGTTAAATCTGATGTGTTCAGCTTTGGTGTCCTGGTTTTGGAGATAGTTAGTGGTGAAAAGAACAGAGGATTTTGCCATCCTGATCATGACCTCAACCTTTTGGGACAT GCTTGGAGACTATGGAATGAAGGAAATACTTCGAAACTAGTTGACCCATTTATGGAGGGGGCGGCTTCTACATCTGAGGTGTTGAGGTGTATCCATGTTGGCCTCTTGTGCGTTCAACAGCGGCCTGATGACAGACCTGCCATGTCAACTGTTCTATTACTTTTGGACAGTGAGAATCCAACTCTTCCGCAACCTAAACAACCTGGTTTTTACATTGAGAGAACTGTTATTGACACAGATTCTACATCAAGTGGGAAAATGCCGCATAATTCTACTGATGTAACAGTAACAGTGTTACATGGTCGATAA